Proteins encoded together in one Planctopirus ephydatiae window:
- the ybeY gene encoding rRNA maturation RNase YbeY has protein sequence MIDIEVTDHQSIATIDPRPIQRLLKHVFETEGFPEAEISIALVDNEQIHKVNRDFLNHDYPTDVISFVLNGSEDSVSQNHEHADPDFPEPLIGEVIVSVETAAGMAVENNWCIASEVLLYCLHGSLHLCGYDDLVASERNRMRERERFYLLPLGLYPQVDPSD, from the coding sequence ATGATTGATATTGAAGTCACGGATCATCAATCAATCGCCACGATCGACCCGAGACCTATCCAAAGACTACTAAAACATGTTTTCGAAACCGAAGGTTTTCCAGAGGCAGAAATCAGTATTGCCCTTGTCGATAACGAGCAGATCCACAAGGTCAATCGCGATTTTCTGAATCATGACTACCCCACGGATGTCATCAGCTTCGTACTGAATGGAAGTGAGGATTCAGTCTCGCAAAATCACGAGCATGCGGATCCGGATTTCCCTGAACCACTGATTGGCGAAGTCATCGTCAGTGTGGAAACCGCAGCGGGTATGGCTGTCGAGAACAATTGGTGCATCGCTTCCGAAGTCTTGTTATACTGCCTGCACGGATCGTTACATCTTTGTGGATATGACGATCTCGTCGCATCTGAGCGAAACAGGATGCGTGAACGCGAGCGGTTTTATCTGTTGCCATTAGGTCTCTATCCTCAGGTTGATCCATCAGACTGA